A window of Anomalospiza imberbis isolate Cuckoo-Finch-1a 21T00152 chromosome 4, ASM3175350v1, whole genome shotgun sequence contains these coding sequences:
- the RBM47 gene encoding RNA-binding protein 47 isoform X2, which yields MVLGAEVGSRFYQAVNEFDTMTAEDSTARMSNDSTNVATTKVPEGVAGAPNEAALLALMARTGYSMIQENGQRKYGGPPPGWEGLHPPRGCEVFVGKIPRDVYEDELVPVFESVGRIYEMRLMMDFDGKNRGYAFVMYTQKHEAKRAVRELNNYEIRPGRLLGVCCSVDNCRLFIGGIPKMKKREEILEEIAKVTEGVLDVIVYASAADKMKNRGFAFVEYESHRAAAMARRKLMPGRIQLWGHQIAVDWAEPEIDVDEDVMETVKILYVRNLMIETTEDTIKKVFGQFNPGCVERVKKIRDYAFVHFTTREDAIHAMNNLNGVELEGSCLEVTLAKPVDKEQYTRYQKAAKGGAATTSEVTQQPNYVYSCDPYTLAYYGYPYNALIGPNRDYFVKGSIRGRGRGAAGNRAPGPRGSYLGGYSAGRGIYSRYHEGKGKQQEKGFELVPNLELPAVNPVAIKPGAVAIPAIGAQYSMFQAAPPAKMMEDGKIHTVEHIINPIAVQQDPASAAAAAAAAAAAVIPAVSTPPPFQGRPITPVYTMTPNMQRIPAAGIYGTSYVPFAAPAAATATIATLQKNAAAAAAAYGGYAGYIPPAFPAATIQVPIHDVYQTY from the exons GTTTTATCAGGCTGTGAATGAGTTTGACACCATGACCGCTGAGGATTCCACTGCAAGGATGAGCAATGATTCCACGAATGTGGCCACCACAAAAGTCCCTGAAGGTGTTGCTGGGGCGCCCAAcgaggcagctctgctggccctcATGGCCCGCACTGGATACAGCATGATCCAGGAGAATGGGCAACGCAAGTATGGAGGCCCtcctcctggctgggagggcCTGCACCCTCCTCGTGGCTGCGAAGTCTTTGTGGGCAAAATACCCCGCGATGTCTATGAAGATGAGCTCGTCCCCGTCTTCGAGTCTGTTGGCCGCATCTACGAGATGCGCTTGATGATGGATTTTGATGGGAAGAACCGTGGCTATGCCTTTGTGATGTACACACAGAAGCACGAGGCGAAGCGTGCTGTCAGGGAGCTGAACAACTATGAAATCCGCCCCGGCAGGCTGCTGGGTGTGTGCTGCAGTGTGGATAACTGCCGGCTCTTCATTGGAGGCATTCCCAAGATGAAGAAGAGAGAGGAGATCCTGGAAGAGATTGCCAAGGTGACAGAAGGCGTGCTGGATGTCATCGTGTATGCCAGTGCCGCAGACAAGATGAAGAATAGAGGCTTTGCCTTTGTGGAGTATGAAAGTCATCgagcagcagccatggccaggAGAAAACTCATGCCCGGAAGGATCCAACTGTGGGGACATCAAATTGCTGTTGACTGGGCAGAACCAGAGATAGATGTGGATGAAGATGTCATGGAGACTGTTAAAATCTTATATGTGAGGAATTTAATGATTGAGACCACAGAGGACACCATTAAAAAGGTGTTTGGTCAGTTTAACCCTGGCTGTGTAGAGAGAGTGAAAAAAATACGTGACTACGCCTTTGTGCACTTTACAACCAGGGAAGATGCCATTCATGCCATGAACAACCTTAATGGTGTTGAACTAGAGGGCTCATGCCTGGAGGTTACTTTGGCCAAGCCAGTAGACAAGGAGCAATACACTCGCTACcagaaagcagcaaaaggaGGGGCTGCAACGACCTCCGAAGTAACTCAGCAACCTAACTATGTTTACTCTTGTGATCCATACACACTAGCATACTATGGATATCCATACAATGCCTTGATCGGGCCCAACAGAGACTACTTTGTGAAAG GCAGCATACGAGGCAGAGGACGAGGTGCAGCTGGCAACAGAGCTCCGGGTCCCAGAGGCTCCTACCTGGGGGGATACTCCGCCGGCCGTGGAATCTACAGCAGGTACCATgaaggcaaaggaaaacagcaagaGAAGGGATTTGAACTGGTTCCCAACTTGGAGTTACCTGCAGTCAATCCAGTGGCCATTAAGCCTGGTGCAG TGGCCATCCCTGCCATTGGTGCCCAGTACTCCATGTTTCAGGCCGCACCACCAGCCaagatgatggaagatggcAAAATCCACACTGTTGAGCACATCATCAACCCTATAGCTGTCCAGCAGGACCCAGCtagtgcagcagctgctgcagcagccgcagccgcagctGTAATACCAGCTGTCTCAACACCTCCTCCCTTCCAG GGTCGCCCCATCACACCGGTGTACACCATGACTCCCAACATGCAGCGGATCCCTGCCGCCGGGATTTACGGGACAAGTTATGTGCCATTTGCGGCGCCTGCTGCGGCCACAGCAACAATAGCCACGCTACAGAAGAacgctgccgctgctgccgctgcctaCGGAGGATACGCTGGCTACATCCCCCCGGCATTCCCAGCCGCCACCATCCAGGTGCCCATCCACGACGTCTACCAGACGTACTGA
- the RBM47 gene encoding RNA-binding protein 47 isoform X3 translates to MTAEDSTARMSNDSTNVATTKVPEGVAGAPNEAALLALMARTGYSMIQENGQRKYGGPPPGWEGLHPPRGCEVFVGKIPRDVYEDELVPVFESVGRIYEMRLMMDFDGKNRGYAFVMYTQKHEAKRAVRELNNYEIRPGRLLGVCCSVDNCRLFIGGIPKMKKREEILEEIAKVTEGVLDVIVYASAADKMKNRGFAFVEYESHRAAAMARRKLMPGRIQLWGHQIAVDWAEPEIDVDEDVMETVKILYVRNLMIETTEDTIKKVFGQFNPGCVERVKKIRDYAFVHFTTREDAIHAMNNLNGVELEGSCLEVTLAKPVDKEQYTRYQKAAKGGAATTSEVTQQPNYVYSCDPYTLAYYGYPYNALIGPNRDYFVKAGSIRGRGRGAAGNRAPGPRGSYLGGYSAGRGIYSRYHEGKGKQQEKGFELVPNLELPAVNPVAIKPGAVAIPAIGAQYSMFQAAPPAKMMEDGKIHTVEHIINPIAVQQDPASAAAAAAAAAAAVIPAVSTPPPFQGRPITPVYTMTPNMQRIPAAGIYGTSYVPFAAPAAATATIATLQKNAAAAAAAYGGYAGYIPPAFPAATIQVPIHDVYQTY, encoded by the exons ATGACCGCTGAGGATTCCACTGCAAGGATGAGCAATGATTCCACGAATGTGGCCACCACAAAAGTCCCTGAAGGTGTTGCTGGGGCGCCCAAcgaggcagctctgctggccctcATGGCCCGCACTGGATACAGCATGATCCAGGAGAATGGGCAACGCAAGTATGGAGGCCCtcctcctggctgggagggcCTGCACCCTCCTCGTGGCTGCGAAGTCTTTGTGGGCAAAATACCCCGCGATGTCTATGAAGATGAGCTCGTCCCCGTCTTCGAGTCTGTTGGCCGCATCTACGAGATGCGCTTGATGATGGATTTTGATGGGAAGAACCGTGGCTATGCCTTTGTGATGTACACACAGAAGCACGAGGCGAAGCGTGCTGTCAGGGAGCTGAACAACTATGAAATCCGCCCCGGCAGGCTGCTGGGTGTGTGCTGCAGTGTGGATAACTGCCGGCTCTTCATTGGAGGCATTCCCAAGATGAAGAAGAGAGAGGAGATCCTGGAAGAGATTGCCAAGGTGACAGAAGGCGTGCTGGATGTCATCGTGTATGCCAGTGCCGCAGACAAGATGAAGAATAGAGGCTTTGCCTTTGTGGAGTATGAAAGTCATCgagcagcagccatggccaggAGAAAACTCATGCCCGGAAGGATCCAACTGTGGGGACATCAAATTGCTGTTGACTGGGCAGAACCAGAGATAGATGTGGATGAAGATGTCATGGAGACTGTTAAAATCTTATATGTGAGGAATTTAATGATTGAGACCACAGAGGACACCATTAAAAAGGTGTTTGGTCAGTTTAACCCTGGCTGTGTAGAGAGAGTGAAAAAAATACGTGACTACGCCTTTGTGCACTTTACAACCAGGGAAGATGCCATTCATGCCATGAACAACCTTAATGGTGTTGAACTAGAGGGCTCATGCCTGGAGGTTACTTTGGCCAAGCCAGTAGACAAGGAGCAATACACTCGCTACcagaaagcagcaaaaggaGGGGCTGCAACGACCTCCGAAGTAACTCAGCAACCTAACTATGTTTACTCTTGTGATCCATACACACTAGCATACTATGGATATCCATACAATGCCTTGATCGGGCCCAACAGAGACTACTTTGTGAAAG CAGGCAGCATACGAGGCAGAGGACGAGGTGCAGCTGGCAACAGAGCTCCGGGTCCCAGAGGCTCCTACCTGGGGGGATACTCCGCCGGCCGTGGAATCTACAGCAGGTACCATgaaggcaaaggaaaacagcaagaGAAGGGATTTGAACTGGTTCCCAACTTGGAGTTACCTGCAGTCAATCCAGTGGCCATTAAGCCTGGTGCAG TGGCCATCCCTGCCATTGGTGCCCAGTACTCCATGTTTCAGGCCGCACCACCAGCCaagatgatggaagatggcAAAATCCACACTGTTGAGCACATCATCAACCCTATAGCTGTCCAGCAGGACCCAGCtagtgcagcagctgctgcagcagccgcagccgcagctGTAATACCAGCTGTCTCAACACCTCCTCCCTTCCAG GGTCGCCCCATCACACCGGTGTACACCATGACTCCCAACATGCAGCGGATCCCTGCCGCCGGGATTTACGGGACAAGTTATGTGCCATTTGCGGCGCCTGCTGCGGCCACAGCAACAATAGCCACGCTACAGAAGAacgctgccgctgctgccgctgcctaCGGAGGATACGCTGGCTACATCCCCCCGGCATTCCCAGCCGCCACCATCCAGGTGCCCATCCACGACGTCTACCAGACGTACTGA
- the RBM47 gene encoding RNA-binding protein 47 isoform X1 — protein sequence MVLGAEVGSRFYQAVNEFDTMTAEDSTARMSNDSTNVATTKVPEGVAGAPNEAALLALMARTGYSMIQENGQRKYGGPPPGWEGLHPPRGCEVFVGKIPRDVYEDELVPVFESVGRIYEMRLMMDFDGKNRGYAFVMYTQKHEAKRAVRELNNYEIRPGRLLGVCCSVDNCRLFIGGIPKMKKREEILEEIAKVTEGVLDVIVYASAADKMKNRGFAFVEYESHRAAAMARRKLMPGRIQLWGHQIAVDWAEPEIDVDEDVMETVKILYVRNLMIETTEDTIKKVFGQFNPGCVERVKKIRDYAFVHFTTREDAIHAMNNLNGVELEGSCLEVTLAKPVDKEQYTRYQKAAKGGAATTSEVTQQPNYVYSCDPYTLAYYGYPYNALIGPNRDYFVKAGSIRGRGRGAAGNRAPGPRGSYLGGYSAGRGIYSRYHEGKGKQQEKGFELVPNLELPAVNPVAIKPGAVAIPAIGAQYSMFQAAPPAKMMEDGKIHTVEHIINPIAVQQDPASAAAAAAAAAAAVIPAVSTPPPFQGRPITPVYTMTPNMQRIPAAGIYGTSYVPFAAPAAATATIATLQKNAAAAAAAYGGYAGYIPPAFPAATIQVPIHDVYQTY from the exons GTTTTATCAGGCTGTGAATGAGTTTGACACCATGACCGCTGAGGATTCCACTGCAAGGATGAGCAATGATTCCACGAATGTGGCCACCACAAAAGTCCCTGAAGGTGTTGCTGGGGCGCCCAAcgaggcagctctgctggccctcATGGCCCGCACTGGATACAGCATGATCCAGGAGAATGGGCAACGCAAGTATGGAGGCCCtcctcctggctgggagggcCTGCACCCTCCTCGTGGCTGCGAAGTCTTTGTGGGCAAAATACCCCGCGATGTCTATGAAGATGAGCTCGTCCCCGTCTTCGAGTCTGTTGGCCGCATCTACGAGATGCGCTTGATGATGGATTTTGATGGGAAGAACCGTGGCTATGCCTTTGTGATGTACACACAGAAGCACGAGGCGAAGCGTGCTGTCAGGGAGCTGAACAACTATGAAATCCGCCCCGGCAGGCTGCTGGGTGTGTGCTGCAGTGTGGATAACTGCCGGCTCTTCATTGGAGGCATTCCCAAGATGAAGAAGAGAGAGGAGATCCTGGAAGAGATTGCCAAGGTGACAGAAGGCGTGCTGGATGTCATCGTGTATGCCAGTGCCGCAGACAAGATGAAGAATAGAGGCTTTGCCTTTGTGGAGTATGAAAGTCATCgagcagcagccatggccaggAGAAAACTCATGCCCGGAAGGATCCAACTGTGGGGACATCAAATTGCTGTTGACTGGGCAGAACCAGAGATAGATGTGGATGAAGATGTCATGGAGACTGTTAAAATCTTATATGTGAGGAATTTAATGATTGAGACCACAGAGGACACCATTAAAAAGGTGTTTGGTCAGTTTAACCCTGGCTGTGTAGAGAGAGTGAAAAAAATACGTGACTACGCCTTTGTGCACTTTACAACCAGGGAAGATGCCATTCATGCCATGAACAACCTTAATGGTGTTGAACTAGAGGGCTCATGCCTGGAGGTTACTTTGGCCAAGCCAGTAGACAAGGAGCAATACACTCGCTACcagaaagcagcaaaaggaGGGGCTGCAACGACCTCCGAAGTAACTCAGCAACCTAACTATGTTTACTCTTGTGATCCATACACACTAGCATACTATGGATATCCATACAATGCCTTGATCGGGCCCAACAGAGACTACTTTGTGAAAG CAGGCAGCATACGAGGCAGAGGACGAGGTGCAGCTGGCAACAGAGCTCCGGGTCCCAGAGGCTCCTACCTGGGGGGATACTCCGCCGGCCGTGGAATCTACAGCAGGTACCATgaaggcaaaggaaaacagcaagaGAAGGGATTTGAACTGGTTCCCAACTTGGAGTTACCTGCAGTCAATCCAGTGGCCATTAAGCCTGGTGCAG TGGCCATCCCTGCCATTGGTGCCCAGTACTCCATGTTTCAGGCCGCACCACCAGCCaagatgatggaagatggcAAAATCCACACTGTTGAGCACATCATCAACCCTATAGCTGTCCAGCAGGACCCAGCtagtgcagcagctgctgcagcagccgcagccgcagctGTAATACCAGCTGTCTCAACACCTCCTCCCTTCCAG GGTCGCCCCATCACACCGGTGTACACCATGACTCCCAACATGCAGCGGATCCCTGCCGCCGGGATTTACGGGACAAGTTATGTGCCATTTGCGGCGCCTGCTGCGGCCACAGCAACAATAGCCACGCTACAGAAGAacgctgccgctgctgccgctgcctaCGGAGGATACGCTGGCTACATCCCCCCGGCATTCCCAGCCGCCACCATCCAGGTGCCCATCCACGACGTCTACCAGACGTACTGA